In Streptomyces sp. NBC_00414, a single window of DNA contains:
- a CDS encoding ABC transporter ATP-binding protein, giving the protein MMNNASGSPAPTPPPPDHPAVHAAGLTVVRGPRQVLRGLDFDVPRGRITGLLGPSGCGKSTLMRSIVGTQAKATGTLDVLGLPAGHAALRSRIGYVTQAPSVYDDLSVRQNLDYFAAILDPGRAAADRRHENVEHAISDVDLASHADALAGNLSGGQRSRVSLAVALLGTPELLVLDEPTVGLDPVLRRDLWQLFHTIAADRGATLLVSSHVMDEAERCHRLLLMREGEILAADTPDALRTRTGADTVEAAFLHLVDEAIAAGAQSRKESVR; this is encoded by the coding sequence ATGATGAATAATGCGTCCGGCTCTCCTGCCCCCACGCCACCACCCCCCGACCACCCGGCGGTCCACGCCGCCGGCCTCACCGTCGTCCGGGGCCCCCGCCAAGTCCTCCGCGGCCTCGACTTCGACGTCCCTCGCGGCCGGATCACCGGCCTCCTCGGCCCTTCCGGATGCGGCAAATCCACCCTGATGAGGTCGATCGTCGGCACCCAGGCCAAGGCCACCGGCACCCTCGACGTCCTAGGCCTCCCCGCAGGCCACGCCGCCCTCCGCTCCCGCATCGGCTACGTCACCCAGGCCCCCTCCGTCTACGACGACCTGTCGGTCCGCCAGAACCTGGACTACTTCGCCGCGATCCTCGACCCCGGCCGCGCCGCCGCCGACCGCCGCCACGAGAACGTCGAGCACGCCATCTCCGACGTCGACCTCGCCTCCCACGCCGACGCCCTCGCGGGCAACCTCTCCGGCGGCCAGCGCAGCCGCGTCTCCCTCGCCGTGGCCCTCCTCGGCACCCCGGAACTCCTCGTCCTCGACGAACCCACGGTCGGCCTCGACCCCGTACTCCGCCGCGACCTGTGGCAGCTCTTCCACACCATCGCCGCCGACCGGGGCGCCACCCTCCTCGTCTCCTCCCACGTCATGGACGAGGCCGAACGCTGCCACCGCCTGCTCCTGATGCGCGAGGGCGAGATCCTCGCCGCCGACACCCCGGACGCCCTGCGCACCCGGACCGGCGCGGACACCGTCGAGGCCGCCTTCCTCCACCTGGTCGACGAAGCGATCGCCGCCGGTGCCCAGTCCCGCAAGGAGTCCGTCCGATGA
- a CDS encoding serine/threonine-protein kinase has product MPPRRIAGSGAEAELPEYAGQYRLESRLGSGGMGVVHLARSASGLRLAVKVINIEFARDAEFRGRFKQEVAAARRVSGAFTAPVVDADPEADRPWMATLFIPGPTLAEHVKRNGSLSSAQLRQVMAGLAEALRDIHRAGVVHRDLKPSNVLLAEDGPKVIDFGISRPSDSELRTETGKLIGTPPFMAPEQFRRPREVGPAADIFALGSVLVHAATGRGPFDSDSPYVVAYQVVHDEPDLTDVPDDLAPLIARCLAKEPGERPTPDELMAELRHVSSLYDTQAFIPAQRAPEPPAEAPAEAPEEAPEEAWAGSAAAAGAGAGADSRERTTHVRGGKRRTPTGSGDGDGRRGDGTGSRAREAGSPGGGDAGSDGSGSGRSSSRSRRRRLLAAAIGAVAVLAVGGALLAGLPGDDDGAGRRPGSAPGGERTSAAGAFRPWVTKVGTGRESMAKCTYGDEALLCAGPGVLAGALDPRGGKARWTRSAKAGADTTASAPVLSGGLVHTVAPDSGQLAALDPATGRTRWKLDVSVYGGGVRYAGDTVLLTSGDGTVTGIDGRTGDRLWRARVAGGAQPAFAYFGGELAYATTLTSDGTGTQVVAVDPRTGDVRWRHRLDGLLTPVGTRKGTLWLTAENAYQETRSIVGYTPGGDKEQRIPLDLPLPSASAALHGDAVYLLAAGGALVAMDIEAGKQRWHRETSVSRGSAPSADSRNVYVSAPDGRLLATDVRTGKLVGQTSTRLGDDGERVVAEVPSPMVVGDRVYASAPDGSVFAVDAREPADW; this is encoded by the coding sequence ATGCCGCCACGACGCATCGCCGGATCAGGTGCCGAAGCGGAACTTCCCGAGTACGCAGGGCAGTACCGCCTTGAGTCGCGCCTCGGTTCGGGCGGCATGGGCGTGGTCCATCTGGCCCGCTCGGCGTCGGGTCTGCGGCTCGCGGTGAAGGTCATCAACATCGAGTTCGCCAGGGACGCCGAGTTCAGAGGGCGCTTCAAGCAGGAGGTGGCGGCGGCACGGCGGGTCAGCGGTGCGTTCACCGCGCCGGTCGTGGACGCCGACCCCGAGGCGGACCGGCCCTGGATGGCCACCCTGTTCATACCGGGGCCGACCCTCGCGGAGCATGTGAAGCGGAACGGCTCGCTGTCGTCCGCGCAGTTGCGTCAGGTGATGGCCGGCCTCGCCGAGGCCTTGCGGGACATCCACCGTGCCGGTGTGGTGCACCGCGACCTCAAGCCGAGCAACGTCCTCCTCGCCGAGGACGGTCCGAAGGTCATCGACTTCGGTATCTCGCGGCCGTCGGACAGTGAACTGCGCACGGAGACGGGCAAGTTGATCGGAACTCCGCCCTTCATGGCCCCCGAGCAGTTCCGCCGCCCCCGCGAGGTGGGACCGGCCGCCGACATCTTCGCGCTCGGGTCGGTGCTCGTGCACGCGGCGACCGGGCGCGGCCCCTTCGACTCCGACAGTCCCTATGTCGTCGCCTACCAGGTCGTGCACGACGAACCGGATCTGACGGACGTCCCGGACGACCTGGCTCCGCTGATCGCCCGCTGCCTCGCCAAGGAACCCGGCGAACGGCCGACCCCCGACGAGCTGATGGCCGAACTGCGGCATGTCTCGTCCCTCTACGACACACAGGCGTTCATCCCGGCGCAGCGCGCGCCGGAGCCACCGGCGGAGGCACCGGCGGAGGCACCGGAGGAGGCACCGGAGGAAGCCTGGGCGGGATCAGCCGCGGCGGCCGGGGCGGGGGCCGGGGCCGATTCCAGGGAGCGTACGACTCACGTGCGCGGCGGCAAGCGGCGTACGCCGACGGGGTCCGGCGACGGTGACGGCCGCCGGGGCGACGGGACCGGGAGTCGGGCCCGCGAGGCCGGGAGCCCGGGCGGCGGCGACGCCGGGTCCGACGGCTCCGGTTCGGGCCGGTCCTCGTCGCGTTCCCGGCGCCGGCGACTCCTCGCCGCCGCGATCGGTGCCGTGGCCGTGCTCGCGGTCGGCGGTGCGCTCCTGGCCGGTCTGCCCGGCGACGACGACGGCGCCGGACGGCGGCCGGGCTCCGCACCCGGCGGTGAACGGACGTCCGCCGCCGGGGCGTTCCGCCCGTGGGTCACGAAGGTGGGCACGGGCCGGGAGTCCATGGCCAAGTGCACGTACGGCGACGAAGCCCTGCTCTGCGCCGGTCCCGGTGTGCTCGCCGGCGCCCTCGACCCGCGTGGCGGAAAGGCGCGGTGGACGCGCTCGGCGAAGGCGGGGGCGGACACCACGGCGTCCGCGCCCGTCCTGTCGGGAGGTCTCGTGCACACGGTCGCCCCGGACTCCGGGCAGTTGGCCGCGCTCGACCCCGCCACGGGCAGGACCCGCTGGAAGCTGGACGTCTCGGTGTACGGGGGCGGGGTGCGGTACGCGGGCGACACCGTGCTGCTGACCTCGGGCGACGGCACGGTCACCGGCATCGACGGGAGGACCGGGGACCGGCTCTGGCGTGCGCGCGTGGCCGGCGGGGCTCAGCCCGCCTTCGCGTACTTCGGCGGCGAGCTGGCGTACGCGACGACTCTGACGTCCGACGGTACGGGCACGCAGGTGGTCGCGGTGGATCCACGGACCGGGGACGTGCGCTGGCGGCACCGCCTCGACGGGCTGCTCACTCCGGTCGGCACCCGGAAGGGCACCCTCTGGCTCACCGCGGAGAACGCGTACCAGGAGACCCGGAGCATCGTCGGCTACACACCCGGCGGCGACAAGGAACAGCGGATTCCGCTCGACCTCCCGCTCCCGTCGGCCTCCGCCGCCCTGCACGGCGACGCGGTCTATCTCCTGGCCGCGGGAGGTGCGCTGGTGGCCATGGACATCGAGGCCGGCAAGCAGCGGTGGCACCGTGAGACCTCGGTCAGCAGGGGTTCCGCCCCGAGCGCCGACAGCCGGAACGTGTACGTCAGCGCGCCCGACGGGCGGCTGCTCGCGACCGATGTCCGTACCGGCAAGCTCGTCGGCCAGACCTCCACGCGGCTCGGTGACGACGGCGAGCGGGTCGTGGCCGAGGTGCCGTCGCCCATGGTCGTGGGCGACCGGGTCTACGCGAGCGCGCCCGACGGCAGCGTCTTCGCCGTGGACGCCCGCGAGCCCGCCGACTGGTGA
- a CDS encoding SH3 domain-containing protein, which produces MAVEEVREAESVPEAAEAEAVVETQSVEAASAEAAAAVAAVKYYSIAPGYTVNVRSGPGTQYRLVRTLAPGSRVPIFCQRPGETISGPYGTTKIWDNIEVGEYVSDAYVHTGSDGYVASRCA; this is translated from the coding sequence ATGGCTGTTGAAGAGGTCAGAGAGGCCGAATCGGTCCCGGAGGCCGCGGAGGCCGAAGCGGTTGTGGAGACGCAGAGCGTGGAGGCGGCGAGCGCGGAGGCCGCCGCGGCCGTCGCCGCGGTGAAGTACTACTCGATCGCGCCCGGCTACACCGTGAACGTCCGCAGCGGTCCCGGCACCCAGTACCGCCTGGTCCGCACGCTGGCGCCCGGCTCCAGGGTCCCGATCTTCTGCCAGCGCCCGGGGGAGACGATCAGCGGCCCCTACGGGACGACGAAGATCTGGGACAACATCGAGGTCGGGGAGTACGTGTCCGACGCGTACGTCCACACGGGCAGCGACGGGTACGTGGCCTCGCGCTGCGCCTGA
- a CDS encoding HAD family hydrolase, which produces MRYDLVIFDNDGVLVDSEPISNTLLAAYLTELGHPTSYEDSLRDYMGAAMHRVHDMVEERTGQRLPGDFDDVFHGRVFAAFEKELEPVPGAVQVLEKLTADGVPYCVASSGSHERIRVGHRKTGLDRWFDDGRIFSSQDVGRGKPAPDLFLHAAERMGVPPEKCLVVEDSPLGVRAAVAAGMDVYGFTAMTPAGRLADADRLFGQMSELIGLLQS; this is translated from the coding sequence ATGCGCTACGACCTGGTGATCTTCGACAACGACGGCGTCCTCGTGGACAGTGAGCCGATCTCCAACACGCTTCTCGCCGCCTATCTCACCGAACTCGGGCATCCCACCTCGTACGAGGACTCCCTGCGCGACTACATGGGGGCCGCCATGCATCGCGTACACGACATGGTCGAGGAGCGGACCGGGCAGCGGTTGCCGGGCGATTTCGACGATGTCTTTCATGGGCGGGTGTTCGCCGCCTTCGAGAAGGAGCTGGAGCCGGTGCCGGGGGCCGTGCAGGTCCTGGAGAAGCTGACCGCGGACGGGGTCCCGTACTGTGTGGCGTCGTCCGGGAGCCATGAGCGGATCCGCGTGGGGCACCGGAAGACCGGCCTCGACCGGTGGTTCGACGACGGGCGCATCTTCAGCTCGCAGGACGTCGGGCGGGGCAAGCCGGCGCCGGATCTGTTCCTGCACGCGGCCGAGCGGATGGGAGTGCCCCCGGAGAAGTGCCTCGTCGTCGAGGACAGCCCGCTCGGCGTGCGGGCGGCCGTCGCGGCGGGGATGGACGTGTACGGCTTCACGGCGATGACGCCGGCCGGGCGACTGGCGGACGCCGACCGGCTCTTCGGGCAGATGAGCGAGCTGATCGGACTGCTCCAGAGCTGA
- a CDS encoding class I SAM-dependent methyltransferase, whose translation MTATPSPTPHAHSFNRAAAQYAANRPSYPPTLLDTIEQAAGQPLKGARVADVGAGTGMATTLLRARGANVVAIEPGEGMTAQFRRSLPGAPIVRGDGDALPLATASVDFLTYAQSWHWTNPARSLPEAMRVLRPDGALTLWWNNPALDIPWQARQNRRVEEFIGGDVAEKRGSGRRARTEDVFARAPYIPACTRHVLRWSRTVSLDAHLANISSHSVFLVLGEETTAAFFAEEREHVLKAFPNGQVEESYEVVLIVAAQG comes from the coding sequence ATGACCGCAACCCCCTCACCCACCCCCCACGCCCACTCCTTCAACCGCGCCGCAGCCCAGTACGCCGCCAACCGCCCGTCCTATCCCCCCACCCTCCTCGACACGATCGAGCAGGCGGCGGGCCAACCACTAAAGGGCGCCCGAGTCGCGGACGTGGGCGCCGGCACGGGCATGGCCACCACCCTCCTCCGAGCCCGCGGCGCGAACGTGGTCGCGATCGAACCCGGCGAGGGAATGACGGCCCAGTTCCGCCGCTCCCTCCCCGGCGCCCCGATCGTCCGGGGCGACGGAGACGCGCTGCCCCTGGCCACCGCCTCCGTCGACTTCCTCACCTACGCCCAGTCCTGGCACTGGACGAACCCGGCCCGCTCCCTCCCGGAGGCCATGCGTGTCCTGCGCCCGGACGGCGCCCTGACCCTCTGGTGGAACAACCCCGCCCTCGACATCCCCTGGCAGGCGCGACAGAACCGGCGCGTGGAGGAGTTCATCGGCGGAGACGTCGCCGAGAAGCGCGGTTCCGGCCGCCGGGCCCGTACGGAGGACGTCTTCGCCCGCGCCCCGTACATCCCCGCCTGCACCCGCCACGTGCTCCGCTGGAGCCGAACGGTCTCCCTCGACGCCCACCTGGCCAACATCAGCAGCCACTCGGTCTTCCTGGTCCTGGGCGAGGAGACGACGGCCGCCTTCTTCGCCGAGGAGCGCGAACACGTCCTGAAGGCGTTCCCGAACGGCCAGGTGGAGGAGAGCTACGAGGTCGTCCTGATCGTCGCCGCCCAGGGTTGA
- the trpS gene encoding tryptophan--tRNA ligase, producing MKRVFSGVKPTGHLTLGNYLGAMRRWSAVDQHQADALFCVVDLHALTVDHDPGRVRRLSRQAATLLLAVGLDPKLCTLFVQSHVDEHARLSYLLECVATDGEMRRMIQYKEKAAAERARGGSVRLSLLTYPVLMAADILAYGTDEVPVGDDQTQHVELTRDVAVRFNQRYGRTFVVPRTTHPEVAARVMNLQDPTSKMGKSDDVGPGVVYLLDEPEAVRKKIMRAVTDSGSEVVHDREARPGVSNLLEILAACEGGNPEELAGAYGTYGSLKKDTAEAVVELLRPVQQRHKELCADPAYVEGVLREGAEKAREMARPRVDAAYRAIGLLPAG from the coding sequence ATGAAGCGGGTCTTCAGCGGGGTCAAGCCGACCGGGCATCTGACGCTGGGCAACTACCTGGGGGCGATGCGGCGCTGGAGCGCGGTCGACCAGCACCAGGCCGACGCGTTGTTCTGCGTCGTCGACCTGCACGCGCTGACCGTGGACCACGATCCCGGGCGGGTAAGGAGGCTGAGTCGGCAGGCGGCCACCCTGTTGCTGGCCGTAGGACTCGATCCGAAGCTGTGCACCCTCTTCGTACAGAGTCATGTGGATGAGCACGCGCGGCTGTCGTATCTGCTGGAGTGCGTGGCCACGGACGGTGAGATGCGCCGGATGATCCAGTACAAGGAGAAGGCCGCGGCCGAGCGGGCGCGGGGCGGGAGTGTGCGGCTGTCGCTGCTCACCTATCCCGTGCTGATGGCGGCGGACATCCTGGCGTACGGGACCGACGAGGTGCCGGTGGGGGACGACCAGACGCAGCATGTGGAGCTGACTCGGGATGTCGCCGTGCGGTTCAACCAGCGGTACGGGCGGACGTTCGTGGTGCCGCGGACCACGCATCCGGAAGTGGCGGCCCGGGTCATGAACCTGCAGGACCCGACGTCGAAGATGGGGAAGTCCGACGACGTGGGGCCCGGGGTCGTCTATCTGCTCGACGAGCCCGAGGCCGTGCGGAAGAAGATCATGCGGGCCGTGACGGACAGCGGGAGCGAGGTCGTCCACGACCGGGAGGCCCGGCCCGGGGTCTCGAACCTGCTGGAGATCCTCGCGGCCTGTGAAGGTGGGAACCCGGAGGAGCTGGCCGGTGCGTATGGAACGTACGGCTCCTTGAAGAAGGACACCGCCGAGGCCGTCGTCGAGCTCCTCAGGCCCGTACAGCAGAGGCACAAGGAGTTGTGCGCCGATCCTGCGTATGTGGAAGGGGTGTTGCGCGAGGGTGCCGAGAAGGCCAGGGAGATGGCGCGGCCGAGGGTGGACGCGGCGTACCGGGCGATCGGGCTGCTGCCCGCGGGTTGA
- a CDS encoding ABC transporter permease, with protein sequence MTTTAAPRTSPAAPPEPRAINLARTTATATRVLRQLRHDPRTIALMILIPCLMLLLLRYVFDGSPRTFDSIGASLLGIFPLITMFLVTSIATLRERTSGTLERLLAMPLGKGDLIAGYALAFGAIAIVQSVLATGLAVWALGLDVTGSAWLLLLVALLDALLGTALGLFVSAFASSEFQAVQFMPAVIFPQLLLCGLFTPRPDMHPVLEGISDVLPMSYAVDGMNEVLKHTDVTAAFVRDALIVAACALLVLTLGAATLRRRTP encoded by the coding sequence ATGACCACGACCGCCGCCCCACGCACGAGCCCGGCCGCGCCCCCCGAGCCGCGCGCGATCAACCTCGCCCGCACCACCGCCACCGCGACCCGGGTCCTGCGCCAGCTCCGCCACGACCCGCGCACGATCGCGCTGATGATCCTCATCCCGTGCCTGATGCTCCTGCTGCTCCGCTACGTCTTCGACGGCAGCCCGCGCACCTTCGACTCCATCGGCGCCTCACTGCTAGGCATCTTCCCCCTCATCACGATGTTCCTGGTGACCTCCATCGCGACCCTCCGCGAACGCACCTCCGGCACCCTGGAACGCCTCCTCGCCATGCCCCTCGGCAAGGGCGACCTCATCGCCGGCTACGCCCTCGCCTTCGGGGCGATCGCCATCGTCCAGTCCGTCCTCGCCACCGGACTCGCCGTCTGGGCCCTCGGCCTCGACGTCACCGGCTCGGCCTGGCTGCTCCTCCTGGTCGCCCTGCTCGACGCGCTGCTCGGCACCGCCCTCGGCCTCTTCGTCTCGGCGTTCGCGTCCTCCGAGTTCCAGGCCGTCCAGTTCATGCCGGCCGTGATCTTCCCGCAGCTCCTCCTCTGCGGACTGTTCACCCCGCGCCCCGACATGCACCCCGTACTGGAGGGCATCTCCGACGTGCTCCCCATGTCGTACGCCGTCGACGGCATGAACGAAGTCCTCAAGCACACCGACGTCACCGCCGCCTTCGTCCGCGACGCCCTGATCGTCGCGGCCTGCGCCCTCCTCGTACTGACCCTCGGCGCGGCAACTCTTCGCCGCCGCACCCCCTGA
- a CDS encoding EamA/RhaT family transporter, with protein MSHEPGSPAGPRPEPIRFFAATWVDHDGGYAARRVAVAVGSLAAIVASCLVLRFAYEGLEIAAVGGFVTLVVVAMFAVCSALAFRHTWAGHSKRPAPDTESALRGLLTIGFVGALAAYFFRSLTEAPGEGLHRTEYETARAAYARRAARRKGRA; from the coding sequence GTGAGCCACGAACCAGGCAGCCCCGCGGGGCCCCGCCCCGAACCGATCCGTTTCTTCGCAGCGACCTGGGTGGACCACGACGGCGGCTACGCGGCCCGCCGCGTGGCCGTGGCCGTCGGCTCGCTCGCCGCGATCGTGGCCAGTTGCCTGGTCCTGCGCTTCGCCTACGAGGGACTGGAGATCGCGGCCGTGGGCGGGTTCGTCACCCTCGTGGTCGTAGCGATGTTCGCCGTCTGCAGCGCGCTCGCGTTCCGCCACACCTGGGCGGGACACTCGAAGCGCCCGGCCCCGGACACCGAGTCCGCCCTGCGGGGTCTGCTGACCATCGGCTTCGTCGGCGCCCTCGCCGCGTACTTCTTCCGCTCGCTGACGGAGGCCCCGGGCGAGGGCCTCCACCGCACGGAGTACGAGACGGCCCGCGCCGCGTACGCCCGCCGAGCGGCCCGCCGCAAGGGCCGCGCCTGA
- the proC gene encoding pyrroline-5-carboxylate reductase: MTQKVAVLGTGKIGEALLSGMIRAGWAPADLLVTARRPERARELQERHGVTPVTNQEAAKTADTLILTVKPQDMGTLLDELAPYVPADRLVISGAAGIPTSFFEERLTQGTPVVRVMTNTPALVDEAMSVISAGSHATADHLAHAEEIFGAVGKTLRVPESQQDACTALSGSGPAYFFYLVEAMTDAGILLGLPRDKAHDLIVQSAIGAAVMLRDSGEHPVKLRENVTSPAGTTINAIRELENHGVRAALIAALEAARDRSRELASGNS, encoded by the coding sequence ATGACCCAGAAAGTCGCAGTGCTCGGCACCGGCAAGATCGGCGAGGCCCTGCTCAGCGGAATGATCCGAGCCGGCTGGGCCCCCGCCGACCTCCTGGTCACGGCCCGCCGCCCGGAGCGCGCCAGGGAACTCCAGGAGCGCCACGGCGTCACCCCGGTCACCAATCAGGAGGCCGCAAAGACGGCGGACACCCTGATCCTCACGGTCAAGCCGCAGGACATGGGCACCCTCCTCGACGAACTCGCCCCGTACGTCCCCGCCGACCGCCTGGTCATCAGCGGCGCGGCGGGCATCCCCACCTCCTTCTTCGAGGAGCGCCTCACCCAGGGCACCCCCGTCGTCCGTGTCATGACGAACACCCCCGCCCTCGTCGACGAGGCCATGTCCGTCATCTCCGCCGGCAGCCACGCCACCGCCGATCACCTCGCGCACGCCGAGGAGATCTTCGGCGCCGTCGGCAAGACGCTCCGCGTCCCCGAGTCCCAGCAGGACGCCTGCACCGCCCTCTCCGGCTCGGGACCGGCGTACTTCTTCTACCTGGTCGAGGCCATGACGGACGCCGGCATCCTGCTCGGCCTGCCCCGCGACAAGGCCCACGACCTCATCGTCCAGTCCGCGATCGGCGCCGCCGTGATGCTCCGCGACAGCGGCGAGCACCCCGTGAAGCTCCGCGAGAACGTCACGTCCCCCGCGGGCACCACGATCAACGCCATCCGCGAACTGGAGAACCACGGCGTACGGGCCGCCCTGATCGCCGCCCTCGAAGCGGCCCGCGACCGCAGCCGCGAACTGGCCTCCGGCAACAGCTAG
- the ilvD gene encoding dihydroxy-acid dehydratase, which yields MPELRSRTVTHGRNMAGARALMRASGVPGADIGRKPIIAVANSFTEFVPGHTHLQPVGRIVSEAITAAGGIPREFNTIAVDDGIAMGHGGMLYSLPSRDLIADSVEYMVEAHCADALICISNCDKITPGMLMAALRLNIPTVFVSGGPMESGRATLVDGSVRTLDLVDAISDAVNDKISDEDILRIEENACPTCGSCSGMFTANSMNCLTEAIGLSLPGNGSVLATHTARKGLYEDAARTVMDITLRYYEQDDESVLPRNVATIAAFENAMALDIAMGGSTNTILHLLAAAEEAGVAFGLDEINAVSRRVPCLAKVAPNVAKDRTYYMEDVHRAGGIPALLGELHRAGLLNEDVHSVHSPSLADWLKTWDVRAGSPSPEALELWYAAPGGVRSSTAFSQSERWAALDEDAEGGCIRSAEHAYSKDGGLAVLKGNLAVDGCVVKTAGVDESIWTFEGPAVVCESQEEAVDKILKKEITHGDVVVIRYEGPKGGPGMQEMLYPTSFLKGRGLGKTCALITDGRFSGGTSGLSIGHASPEAASGGTIALVKDGDRIRIDIPNRSIELLVSDEELAERREALKGVYAPVARERKVSAALRAYAAMATSADRGAVRDVSLLG from the coding sequence ATGCCCGAGCTGAGGTCCCGCACAGTCACCCACGGACGCAACATGGCGGGCGCCCGCGCCCTTATGCGCGCCTCCGGTGTACCGGGCGCGGACATCGGCCGAAAGCCGATCATCGCGGTCGCCAACTCCTTCACGGAGTTCGTGCCCGGCCACACCCACCTCCAGCCGGTCGGCCGGATCGTGAGCGAGGCCATCACGGCCGCGGGCGGCATCCCGCGCGAGTTCAACACGATCGCCGTCGACGACGGCATCGCGATGGGCCACGGCGGAATGCTCTACTCCCTGCCGTCCCGCGACCTGATCGCGGACAGCGTGGAGTACATGGTGGAGGCCCACTGCGCCGACGCCCTGATCTGCATCTCGAACTGCGACAAGATCACGCCCGGCATGCTGATGGCGGCCCTTCGTCTGAACATCCCGACGGTCTTCGTCTCCGGCGGCCCCATGGAGTCCGGCCGCGCGACCCTGGTCGACGGCTCGGTCCGCACGCTCGACCTGGTCGACGCGATCTCCGACGCCGTGAACGACAAGATCTCGGACGAGGACATCCTCCGTATCGAGGAGAACGCCTGTCCGACCTGCGGCTCGTGTTCCGGCATGTTCACGGCCAACAGCATGAACTGCCTGACCGAGGCCATCGGCCTGTCCCTCCCCGGCAACGGCTCGGTCCTCGCCACGCACACCGCCCGCAAGGGCCTGTACGAGGACGCGGCGCGCACGGTCATGGACATCACCCTGCGCTACTACGAGCAGGACGACGAGTCGGTCCTGCCGCGCAACGTCGCCACGATCGCGGCCTTCGAGAACGCCATGGCCCTCGACATCGCCATGGGCGGCTCGACCAACACGATCCTGCACCTGCTGGCCGCAGCCGAGGAGGCGGGCGTCGCGTTCGGCCTGGACGAGATCAACGCGGTCTCGCGCCGCGTGCCGTGCCTCGCCAAGGTCGCCCCGAACGTGGCGAAGGACCGGACGTACTACATGGAGGACGTGCACCGGGCCGGCGGCATCCCCGCCCTGCTCGGCGAGCTGCACCGGGCCGGCCTCCTGAACGAGGACGTGCACTCGGTGCACAGCCCGTCCCTCGCGGACTGGCTCAAGACCTGGGACGTCCGCGCGGGCTCCCCCTCCCCGGAGGCCCTGGAGCTGTGGTACGCGGCGCCCGGCGGCGTCCGCTCGTCCACGGCCTTCTCCCAGTCCGAGCGCTGGGCGGCCCTCGACGAGGACGCGGAGGGCGGCTGCATCCGCTCCGCCGAGCACGCGTACTCCAAGGACGGCGGCCTCGCGGTCCTCAAGGGCAACCTCGCCGTCGACGGCTGTGTCGTGAAGACGGCCGGCGTGGACGAGTCGATCTGGACCTTCGAGGGCCCGGCGGTCGTCTGCGAGTCGCAGGAGGAGGCCGTCGACAAGATCCTCAAGAAGGAGATCACGCACGGCGACGTCGTGGTCATCCGCTACGAGGGTCCCAAGGGCGGCCCGGGTATGCAGGAGATGCTGTACCCGACCTCGTTCCTGAAGGGCCGCGGCCTGGGCAAGACCTGCGCCCTGATCACCGACGGCCGCTTCTCCGGAGGCACCTCGGGCCTGTCCATCGGCCACGCGTCGCCCGAGGCGGCGTCCGGCGGCACGATCGCCCTCGTCAAGGACGGCGACCGCATCCGCATCGACATCCCGAACCGCAGCATCGAGCTCCTGGTCTCCGACGAGGAGCTGGCCGAGCGCCGCGAGGCCCTCAAGGGCGTGTACGCCCCGGTCGCCCGCGAGCGCAAGGTCTCGGCCGCCCTGCGCGCGTACGCGGCGATGGCGACCAGCGCCGACAGGGGCGCGGTCCGCGACGTCTCGCTGCTCGGCTAG